In Juglans regia cultivar Chandler chromosome 13, Walnut 2.0, whole genome shotgun sequence, the DNA window AACCTCCCCCTTTTTGAACCTTAGATAAGTGGagaaaaatcacataaattacATATCATAAAATCATTAGCATCAGAAACCATTAAAGCCAGCTTCACAGGTTCAATTTAGCCGAACAACAATGTTTGCATTATTCCCATGATATGACAAAAATACGATTTATAAATACAACaatcatatttgatttttaggGTTCCCATGATTGTGTATGTATTCCCGCTTATTTGGTAGGCCTATTTAAAATACGATTATGTCCCCTCCAAAGTTTGCAATGATGTAGATCTATTGATATTATGTGATGCCCTACTGATAATTTCCTCAATCGATCAGCTGCATACCCAATTATATCGTGATGCTGATGTAGGGGGATGAATGAGGAATTCAATCAACACACGTATATTCAATTAGCATACAGACCTAAATGATAAGATATTAGTTGGAAGCCAATAGCCACCCTCTTATGTTATTAGCAACAAACTGCTCGGCTTTCtggaatctaattttttttcatcagtaAAAAGAAGAACTTGACCATATGATTGTAATTACAGCACAGATTTCATTTTCAGCGAAGCAATATGCCTTACTAATAATGCAGAAGAAACTTTCAAAAAGGCACCTTAGCGCATTAGTAAACAACCCATTAAACATCCCAAGGGAGTAAGACTTACTAGTTTTGTCAACTAAGGCCTGCATGTGACAGAACATTCTTCAAGATAAAATGTCCATTTTCTGCAATTCACAGTGCCATACAGGTCATATAATCTCACAGGATATGTAGCTTTCAAGTCTTTGAACAGCTGGCACCTTCAGTATGATGGCCTGTtaactggaaaaataaaaaatataaaggagTAAAAGcctgaagaaaaagatgaaaacagTGGAATTATTGTAAACTATTTGTGCAGTATAATGACCTTGAGTTCTTTAAATGTATAATGACCTTAATCTCTTTAAATGGCCTCCAAATCCATTAGTAGTTtgaaatattaacaaatttatttgaaagattaAGCACATGTACAATATCcaaactattataaaaaaaaaacaaacgttTTCTTGAAATTCAAGAGTTCATCATTAATGGATCATCAATATTAATAAGGGAAGAAGGACAGATAAAAACCTTTAAGTTCGTGTCTTCTGCACAATGTAGTGCTATGTAAAGCATTTTACCAACTAGTGGATGGGGGTGGGGGGCCTAAGCCCCCTGGGTTCGTCTCTGCTACAAACCCTACATCTGCCTCGGAAGGTAACTTGCTACCCATCAAAAGCTGACAACCCTGACCATTTTAAGAATTAAGAAAACATGGGAGGCCACAGATTCAATACAAAGGCAAATAATGTATAACTGTGCAAATCCGAAGATTTAAAATCTAGGGGTCGAAAGGATAgaaaaataaaccaaacaaatCCTTTAGAAACATACTTTTGCATTTTGAGTAAGTTTCTAATGAATTTGGGGAAAGTTTAGGTAGGGAAccaatgatcattttattttgtaatatactCAGGAAAGGTCCTTCTAACTGCAGAGCGAGAATAATCAATGATTGCAAGTAAAAGTATGTGAAATAATGCCTCCCCAGAAAAGCTAACCTTATGTCACCTGTGTTAAACAGCTTTAGAGCCAACATGAGCATCTGCTACAGGAGGGATAGCACAGATTGATCTTATCTAACAGTTATGAGGCTAAAATTTTTTCAGCAAATGCACTATTCTGTTCACCCAATATTATCCAAATATATGCAATGCCAGTCGTGGAATCCCATCGTGCTTGGTGACTCCCTCTGATGATTTGACAAAACAAAGAGATGATCtggaataaaagaatatttcttAAAAGAAGTGTGCGGTTGTGtcttatatgatatatttggTATAAACTGCAGCTACATTATTCACTGAAGTACCTAAGTAGATAATTGGTGTATTATGTAAGTTTCTTGAGCGAAGGCCAAAAAAAAGGGAGCATCGTCTTTAAAAGAATGAGGGACAGCAAATCAAGTGAGGTAAAAATGCTTCATTTAGTATTCTCTGCTACCCCTTGCAAATCTGAACTTGAGAGCAGAATAACCTTTCACTCAAAGCATCATATGCCAAATCCTTTTAACTACCAAATTTTAATCATTCTTTTCACTGACCCATATAAGATTCTAAGGAATTATTCAATCCTCTCAATTGCTGTGAACTTCCATAAAATTCATTGGATCCGTGCAGACATATATCATATCCTACAAACAATATTCTTGATCTTCATAATCGGTATGATATTTAATTTGGCGTATAATAAACTTAAGCATTGCATAAATTTGTTCCGAGTCAGGATGTGTTTTATCCTGAGCTATGAACCTATGGAGGTTTCCAAATATTTCCACAAAACTAAACCCAGGAGACTTCTTCACCCCCCTCCTCTCCATAGCTTCTCTCATGGTTCTTGCATCATCCCAGCGCTTCTCAACTgcataaatatttgaaaggccAATATATCTACCATCATGATCAGGCTCCAATTCAATAAGTTTCCTTCCAACTATTTCTGCAAGATCTAATTTGTTATGGCTCATACATCCACTAAGCAGAGCACCTAACATTGAAGCCGTTGGCTCCATGGGCATTtgacttataaattgatatgccTCGGTTACTTGACCTGCACGTGCCAGCACATTTACCATGCAAGCATAGTGCTCACTCTTAGGTCTCATGCCATCTTTACAAAGGCACTCAAAGAAATGCCAAGCTTCCTTTACTAATCCTCCATGAGCACAGGCAGTTAACAGGCACAAGTATGTGATCTCATCCGGGGTGATCCCAACACGCTGCATTTCTGAGAACAATTCAAGGGAATCTTTGACCGATCCATGCGTTGCAAGCCCTCCAACAATGGCATTCCAAATCAGCACATCAGTTCGACCCATTGGAACCCCACGGAAGACAGCCAAAGCCTCCTCTATCGCCCCACATTTAGCATACATGTCCACAAGAGAAGTCAGCAAGGCTAAGGCCAAAGGCAGACCATTATCAACAACGTACTGGTGCATCATCCTCCCCTTCTCAAGTGCACCTAAGTGGGCACAAGCACCCAAAACACTGACCATAGTCACTTCATTGGCCTTGGGCCCAGCAGCacacattttttcaaacttagcTATAGCCTCCCCGTATTCCCCAATCTTGACATACCCATCAATCAAAGAGCTCCACGACACAACATCCCGCTCCGGCATCAATTCAAACACTTCCCTCGCTGATTTCATAACCCCACACTTGGAATACCCATCCAACATTGCATTCCAAGAAACTAAGTTTCTTGCCAGCATTCCATCAAATACCGCACGTGCATACACGACATACCCACAAGAAGCATACATATGAATCAAAGAATTCTGAATAAACCTATCAGACTCAAAGCCAGTTTTCACGACATGGGCATGCACCGCCGCCCCAAGTTCCTGCTTCAAAAGGCGTGATGACGCCTTCAGCAGAAAAGGGTACGTCAAATAATCTGGTGAGACCCCAGCCCGCAGCATTTTGACAAAAACTGAGATGGACGGATTCGGGTTTTTGCTATTTGAGTAACCCCTTATAATTGTGTTCCAATAAAAAGTTCTCGGACTGGAAAGTTGTGAAAATACCCTGTATGAGTACTCGATGTCACCCCAATCAGAAAGTGCAGACAAAGAAAGAACTTTTGATACAAAAGGGTAGTCTTGGGAGAAGCCAATAGTGGTCAGGAGAGCATGAATTTTCTTTAGCTCAAGCATGCATTTGCATTGGTCAAGAATGGTTATAAGGTGTTGGCTCATATTGCCATTTCTGCAAGGCAATGGCATTATGGCACACCCAACATTGACTGATAGTAAGGGCGTAAAACTGTTGGAACACTTTCAAACGCCTGCAGGTTAGGGGAAAGCATATCAATTGCGAAATCTAGAAAGTCGCGACACGAAGGGCTataaacaaaccaaaaacagagaaattTGGTCAACAAGAAAGTCGTACAAATatccttatttgttttttttttttttttttttatagatgagttgattttaaaattaaaaagttaataaaatattattataatatattttttaatattatttttattttaaaatttgaaaaagttaaattatttattttattttgtataagaatttgaaaaaattataatgacgaGATGcgaggttttcaaaattttaaattttagtcttgaAACAAACCGGAAGTTGTGCTACGTACAGACCCCATTAGGGGCCTACAAGCGCACAAAGAGAGTGTTTAGgtcattttcttataattttatttaaacatcaAAAATATCCCTCACTTCATCTTCCCCCATTCGAGCAGAACTCCTCACTCATTCTTATCTCTCTTCCAGACCAGAACACGGGCCCAACGTAAATATTTTGCAGGTATGCATGTGCCAAGTCCTACAAGTGATGTCTACTGAAGTTTATAACTGGTTTTTTGATGACTATAACATTTTCATGAGCTGTGACAAATTGGTCCTTTGGTAGAGAATCCAAAAGCACAAGATATAGAACTGGTATTGCTAGCTATAAGCCTAACTTTGGAGGCAGATAGCCCTAAGCTAATGTAAAACAAACAATCTTGATTCCTAACATTGTTAAGAAGAACCACCCATGACCATTATGCAATGTATATAAGAAGCCAGATTTCAAAACTACCCCTTCAATCAAATCCTTTTTTCCAATCCCATAGCTTTAGGAAGCAAACACAAAGAAAATTGCAAAAACTGAACACAGAATGAGTGGGAAAAAAACTCACTAATTTGGGTAAAGACaacaaatcaaacaaataaCAACCAGGCAAACTGAAAAAAACAACGGATCAAGGAATTGGGTTTCCTAAAAATCGAGAAGATGAGGACTTTTGGcacccaaaaagaaataaaaaaatatgaaagcgcaaggaagaaaataaacaaactaaaACACGTTGATTAGATAAACACccataaaaaaagagagagatatatacaAAACTTACTGAAAGCCAAAGagaacgaagaaaaaaaaatgaaacttgtcCAACCCAATTACATGGCTTAATGCAGCACTAAATTGAGGATTGCGTAGAGCACCATAGTCGTAGTTGATGAAGCTTCATATGATGGGGCTTCAATGGATTTCAAAGGATGGGGGATTTCAAAGATTCTGCTGAGGGGAGGAACGAAATGCTTCGAAGGGaaagggagggggaggggggaacCGAGTCTGGGAGGGGGAGAGCTTCGTTTCTTAATTGAATCGAAACGAACCGTTTCACTTTGTGCACACGAAGGCCCCAATAGGGACTGCATCTAGAATAATTCCTTCATTGGGGTGTGAGCTCTTTTGTTCGCAATCTGGGTGGTTGGTCACCTAGGATCCGAGCAATTTTTTCTCACCCCAATCCGATGAGCACTCTTAACTCACCCTCTGGGGGACAAGCAGCAAGACCCAAGCTGTTTGCTCCGCCCAGGATGTGACCAGAAATGCCTAGCTTGCCCCTGAGGGACGATCACTTTACTGTGGTGCAAGTTCTTTTGCTTGCCCTCTCGGTGGCTGCTTAGCCCCGGGTTTCAAGTAGCTGTTGCTTGCCCCTGGATTCAAACTTTTTGTTGGCATTCAGAGCTATTACTACCCCCTGCGATTGAGTAGTCTATTTGTTTCCCCGGGGCCTGAACACTTTTGCTCACATTCCAAGTTGTTGCTCGTCCACCTCAAAGTTTGGgtagtttttgtttgtttcctcGAGATCCCAGCACTATTGCTCATCCTCCAGGTTCTTGCTCACTCCCCTTCGCGAGAAGATGACTATTTAATAACTAGTATCTAAGATTAATGTATAACATATAGCAAATAAACTTATGTGTTATGTTAAGAGGTATATGGCACAAGAGAAATAGATCAGTTTTCGAGAATCATTTTGATGGCCCAAAACAGATTGTTCAATCTGCTATATTGTCATTAAAAGAGTTCAAAGATGCTCAACAGAAGAAGGTGACGGGAAACACTGTAGAACATCCAATAAGAGAGATGGTTATGTGGAAAAAACCTAAGGAATGTTGGGTTAAAGTTAATTTTGATGCTACTATAGattcaaaagtctagaaagtAGTGTTGGAATTATCATTAGGGACCATAATGGAGAACAAATGGCAGCTTGTAGTGAACCACAATGCTTGTTGTCTCAACCATTACTAATAGAAGTAATGGCTATGAGGAAAGCAACTGAGTTGTGTTTAGAGATGGGATTCATAAAGGTGATTATAGAAGGAGATGTGAAAGTTATCTTAGAAGCTATGGTGAATTCAGAGACGTGTTGGACAGCATATGGGCAGATTATTCAAGATGTCAAAGAGAGTTTGAAATATCTGCATAGCTGGAAGATCAGTTTTGTAAGAAGAATTGGAAACGAGATAGGACATATCTTAGCAAAATTGGCGTTGTCATTAGAGGAAATGCAATGTTGGATTGAAGATGAGCCCGATATGATTACTAGTAAAAGAATGGTGTAGAGTAGAGTCAAGACGTAAAAACCATGAGAGGTTGAAGGCGATAAAACAGGCTGataatgtatatattttgtattcatgATTTGTACCCCTTTATATAGATTACATGAATGAACTAATGTAagacaaaatgaataaagaatatTCTGCCTGCGCATACTAACAAGCCTAATAGAATTGGAACGTATGTGTTATTTTCCTTTACAGTTATCTGGAGGAACCGTAGGCACTTGGTTGTGCAATTCTTCTTTCTGTGGTGAATTTAATAGCCCCCCACAAGATGGAGGGTAAATAATGATTACTCCCATCTTGAGCAACAATCGATTGAAGGTAGAAGAGTGAATGAGCTTGGCAAAAAGGTCCGCCAACTGAGCATAGGAGGGCACATGAGCCGTGGAGATTTGTCCAGCTGATATTTGATCTCGAACTGGGTGACAGTTGAGCTCAATGTGCTTCATGCGCTTGTGAAAAACCAGGTTCACTGCAATGTGAAGAGTAGCTAAATTATCACAGTATAACGTGGCAGACTTGGAAATGTTGATGTGCAAGTCATGAAGGAAATATCGCAGTCTTGTGAGTTCACAAGATACCATAGCCATTGCTCTGTATTCTGACTCGACAGAGGATCTAGAGATTGTTAGttgtttcttggacttccaGGAGATGAGTGAGTGGCCGAGAAACACACAAAAACCAATAGTCGATTGGCGTGTGTCGGGACAATTTGCCCAGTTGGCATCTGAATATGCAATGAGTTCAAGTCTGGAATTTGTTGGGAAAAAAGTACCTTGGCCCGACGTCCCTTTGACATAACGAAGGATTTTAAGGATGGTGTTGTAATGAGGGACCTAAGGCTTTTCCATGAACTGACTGAGAAGGTTGACACTGTAATTAAGGTCGGGCCTGGTGTTGGTGAGGTAGAGTAATTTTCCcactaattttttatataatgcaTGGTCATGAAACTCATTACCATCATCTTTCATCAACTTGAGGTTGGGTTCCATGGGAAGTGGGGATGGTTTAATGGCAAGTAGACCAGTTTCAGACAAAATGTTGAGGGCGTACTTGCATTGGCAAATTTGGATACCGACCTTGGAACGAGCTACTTCCATGCCAAGGAAGTATTTGAGAGACTCgagaattttga includes these proteins:
- the LOC108988459 gene encoding pentatricopeptide repeat-containing protein At5g08305, with the translated sequence MPLPCRNGNMSQHLITILDQCKCMLELKKIHALLTTIGFSQDYPFVSKVLSLSALSDWGDIEYSYRVFSQLSSPRTFYWNTIIRGYSNSKNPNPSISVFVKMLRAGVSPDYLTYPFLLKASSRLLKQELGAAVHAHVVKTGFESDRFIQNSLIHMYASCGYVVYARAVFDGMLARNLVSWNAMLDGYSKCGVMKSAREVFELMPERDVVSWSSLIDGYVKIGEYGEAIAKFEKMCAAGPKANEVTMVSVLGACAHLGALEKGRMMHQYVVDNGLPLALALLTSLVDMYAKCGAIEEALAVFRGVPMGRTDVLIWNAIVGGLATHGSVKDSLELFSEMQRVGITPDEITYLCLLTACAHGGLVKEAWHFFECLCKDGMRPKSEHYACMVNVLARAGQVTEAYQFISQMPMEPTASMLGALLSGCMSHNKLDLAEIVGRKLIELEPDHDGRYIGLSNIYAVEKRWDDARTMREAMERRGVKKSPGFSFVEIFGNLHRFIAQDKTHPDSEQIYAMLKFIIRQIKYHTDYEDQEYCL